From a single Apium graveolens cultivar Ventura chromosome 2, ASM990537v1, whole genome shotgun sequence genomic region:
- the LOC141689979 gene encoding mRNA export factor GLE1-like, translating to MERVGLGKGAMCELTREHCVVVMEEVRNGILTLEADLADKNYKFTYAISSVGKHVAEDLDNYLTGVQRRRQHRYELEERRIRDDAEAKRREDEKRRQEKVKVEAEMQARLEAEKKRAEEALEYQRAAKEAADKLIAKNAIKAAALTILQEVSALTRADGEEKTASSGSFLKAAESALKLKERRSQIYKQVVAETEALRRSVDLRSHELQIARRIRQISWTTESVRGKAIELVTLITNSTYPRSSTLIFAEKIVSQCANPSGSLSKSVFAYAQVIFLVTSQVPQAMDFVLADFVLAESNRLCIYTVPMHEYSESIFKTKEAYYKAIEYC from the exons ATGGAGAGAGTAGGGTTAGGCAAAGGTGCAATGTGTGAGCTAACGCGTGAACATTGTGTTGTGGTTATGGAGGAGGTTAGAAATGGAATATTAACGCTCGAAGCAGATTTGGCAGATAAGAATTACAAGTTTACTTATGCAATTTCCAGTGTAGGGAAACATG TTGCAGAAGATCTTGATAACTATTTGACTGGTGTACAAAGGAGGCGTCAACATAGATATGAATTAGAAGAAAGAAGAATCAGAGATGACGCTGAGGCCAAAAGACGTGAAGATGAAAAACGTAGGCAAGAGAAGGTTAAAGTAGAAGCAGAGATGCAGGCCAGGCTTGAAGCGGAAAAGAAAAGAGCTGAAGAAGCTTTGGAATATCAAAGAGCAGCAAAAGAAGCAGCGGACAAGTTGATCGCCAAAAATGCAATAAAGGCTGCGGCATTAACAATTTTACAGGAAGTTAGTGCACTAACTAGGGCTGATGGGGAAGAAAAGACGGCATCTTCAGGGTCTTTTCTCAAAGCTGCAGAAAGTGCTTTGAAACTGAAGGAACGAAGATCACAGATATACAAACAAGTTGTTGCTGAAACTGAGGCATTGCGTAGAAGTGTGGATCTTCGCAGCCATGAATTGCAGATAGCTAGAAGAATTAGACAAATAAGTTGGACAACAGAAAGTGTTAGAGGAAAAGCAATAGAACTGGTCACGCTAATTACCAATTCAACATACCCGCGATCCAGTACATTAATATTTGCGGAGAAGATAGTATCTCAGTGTGCCAATCCTTCTGGAAGCTTGAGCAAATCTGTTTTCGCTTATGCTCAAGTTATTTTTCTTGTTACATCACAGGTTCCACAAGCCATGGACTTTGTTCTTGCGGACTTTGTTCTTGCGGAATCAAACAGGCTCTGCATATACACTGTTCCAATGCATGAGTACTCTGAGTCAATATTCAAAACGAAAGAAGCTTACTACAAAGCCATTGAAtattgttga
- the LOC141689989 gene encoding serine/threonine-protein phosphatase PP1 isozyme 4-like — MSSAEMISPSPGGIFDQLNSRLIFVSGNVLIYFKTFVCISGDIHGQYSDLLRLFEYGGFPPQSNYLFLGDYVDHGTQSLETIWLLLAYKIKYSDNFFLLRGNHECASINRIYGFYDECKRRFNVKLWKTFTDCFNCLLVAAVVDDKILCMYGGLSPDLNNLDQIKNLPRPTAIPDTSLLCDLLWSDPSNDVKGWGLNDRGVSFTFGPDKMSEFLAKHDLDLVCRAHQVVEDGYEFFAERQLVTIFSAPNYCGEFDNAGAMMSVDGNLMCSFQVL; from the exons ATGAGCTCTGCTGAGATGATCTCTCCGAGCCCTGGCGGGATT TTTGATCAATTAAACAGTCGTTTAATATTTGTATCGGGTAATGTGCTTATTTATTTCAAAACTT TCGTTTGCATTTCAGGTGACATCCATGGGCAGTATAGTGATTTGTTACGACTCTTTGAATATGGTGGCTTTCCTCCTCAATCAAATTATCTGTTTTTAGGGGATTATGTGGACCATGGAACTCAAAGTTTAGAAACGATATGGCTCTTGCTTGCTTATAAAATTAAGTATTCGGATAACTTTTTTCTTCTTAGGGGAAACCATGAATGCGCCTCTATCAATAGAATATATGGATTTTATGATGAATGTAAGCGCCGATTCAATGTTAAACTATGGAAAACCTTTACTGACTGTTTCAACTGTCTTCTTGTGGCTGCTGTTGTTGATGATAAGATATTGTGCATGTATGGTGGTCTGTCCCCTGATCTTAACAATTTGGATCAGATCAAAAACCTGCCACGTCCAACTGCTATACCTGACACAAGTTTGCTTTGTGATTTACTTTGGTCAGATCCCAGTAATGATGTCAAGGGATGGGGATTGAATGATAGAGGAGTATCATTCACCTTTGGCCCTGATAAGATGTCAGAGTTTTTAGCGAAGCATGACTTGGACCTTGTTTGTCGTGCTCATCAG GTTGTGGAGGATGGTTATGAATTCTTTGCTGAAAGACAACTTGTTACCATATTTTCCGCTCCCAACTATTGCGGTGAATTTGATAATGCTGGTGCAATGATGAGCGTTGATGGAAACTTGATGTGCTCTTTCCAAGTACTGTAG
- the LOC141705951 gene encoding NADP-dependent malic enzyme-like — MSGAIRMHDEMLLAASEALACQVTQEHYDKGMTFPPFSNIRTISANIAAKVAAKAYDLGLATRLPRPEDLVKFSKSCMYSPNYRIYR, encoded by the exons ATGTCTGGTGCAATCCGCATGCACGATGAAATGCTTCTTGCAGCTT CTGAAGCTTTGGCCTGTCAAGTAACACAGGAACACTATGATAAGGGAATGACATTCCCACCATTTTCTAATATCAGAACAATATCCGCTAACATTGCAGCTAAAGTTGCTGCTAAAGCATATGATCTTG GCTTGGCAACACGTCTTCCTCGACCAGAAGATCTGGTCAAGTTTTCTAAAAGCTGCATGTATAGTCCCAACTATCGCATTTACCGGTGA